A stretch of Gemmatimonas aurantiaca T-27 DNA encodes these proteins:
- a CDS encoding acyl-CoA mutase large subunit family protein, whose amino-acid sequence MSERLSPSGIPVAAVVRPTDVTTDYAQDLGDPGKFPFTRGVQPSMYRGRLWTMRQYAGFGTAKATNERFKLLLDAGQTGLSVAFDLPTQMGIDSSSPRALGEVGRVGVAIDTVEDMHVLLDGIPLDKVSSSMTINSTASTLLAMYIVVAEERGISRDKVSGTVQNDILKEYIARGTYIYPPAPSLALTAEMFRFCAAEVPQWNPISISGYHIREAGATAVQEVAFTFADALEYVQQAVNAGLPVDVFAPRLSFFFAAHNDLFEEVAKFRAARRLWARLLRERFGGNDQSCRMRFHTQTGGVTLQAQQPLNNIVRVTVQALAATLGGTQSLHTNGYDEALALPTAEAATLALRTQQIVGYESGVAQTVDPLAGSWYVEQLTDEIEKRAVELLARVDEMGGAAEAIRAGFFQEEIGRSAYEYQLRVEAGENVVVGVNKFGDGQDPPIIPAPDFSALERDQVSRLAAVRAQRDANAVETALQRLAEVAPQYDTGHSGPRAELMPLIIDAVRARASVGEIADTLEKVWGRYQPSM is encoded by the coding sequence ATGAGCGAGCGACTCTCACCCTCCGGAATTCCGGTGGCGGCTGTGGTACGCCCCACCGATGTGACCACCGACTACGCCCAGGATCTGGGCGATCCGGGCAAATTCCCGTTCACCCGCGGCGTGCAGCCCTCGATGTATCGCGGGCGCCTGTGGACCATGCGCCAGTATGCGGGCTTCGGCACCGCCAAGGCCACCAATGAGCGGTTCAAATTGCTGCTCGACGCTGGCCAGACAGGCCTGTCGGTGGCGTTCGACCTGCCCACGCAGATGGGCATCGATTCGAGCTCACCGCGTGCGTTGGGTGAGGTGGGCCGTGTGGGCGTGGCCATCGACACCGTCGAGGACATGCATGTGCTGCTCGATGGCATTCCGCTCGACAAGGTGTCGTCGAGTATGACCATCAACTCCACGGCATCCACGCTGCTGGCGATGTACATCGTGGTGGCCGAGGAGCGTGGAATTTCGCGTGACAAGGTGTCGGGCACGGTACAGAACGACATCCTCAAGGAATACATCGCGCGTGGTACCTACATCTATCCGCCCGCGCCTTCGCTCGCGCTGACGGCGGAGATGTTCCGGTTCTGCGCGGCCGAAGTGCCGCAGTGGAATCCGATCTCCATCAGTGGTTACCACATCCGCGAGGCGGGTGCGACGGCCGTACAGGAGGTGGCCTTCACGTTTGCCGATGCACTCGAGTATGTGCAGCAGGCCGTGAACGCCGGCCTGCCCGTCGACGTATTCGCGCCGCGCCTGTCGTTTTTCTTCGCGGCACACAACGACCTGTTCGAAGAAGTGGCCAAGTTCCGAGCCGCACGCCGTCTGTGGGCGCGTTTGCTGCGTGAGCGCTTTGGTGGCAACGATCAGAGCTGCCGCATGCGCTTCCACACACAGACGGGTGGCGTGACGCTGCAGGCACAGCAGCCGCTCAACAACATCGTACGTGTGACGGTGCAGGCTCTCGCTGCCACGCTGGGTGGCACGCAGTCGCTGCACACCAACGGTTACGACGAAGCACTGGCGCTGCCCACTGCCGAAGCGGCCACACTGGCGTTGCGCACGCAGCAGATCGTGGGCTACGAAAGTGGTGTGGCGCAGACGGTGGATCCGCTCGCCGGCAGTTGGTACGTGGAGCAGCTCACCGACGAAATCGAAAAGCGGGCCGTGGAATTGCTCGCCCGTGTGGACGAGATGGGCGGCGCCGCCGAGGCCATTCGTGCCGGATTCTTCCAGGAAGAGATCGGCCGCAGCGCCTATGAGTATCAACTGCGCGTGGAAGCGGGCGAGAATGTGGTGGTGGGCGTGAACAAGTTTGGCGACGGACAGGATCCGCCGATCATTCCCGCACCGGACTTCTCGGCCCTCGAGCGTGACCAGGTCTCGCGCCTCGCTGCCGTGCGCGCGCAGCGTGATGCCAACGCGGTGGAAACGGCATTGCAGCGCCTGGCTGAGGTGGCGCCGCAATACGACACCGGCCACAGCGGACCGCGTGCAGAGCTCATGCCGCTCATCATCGACGCGGTGCGGGCGCGTGCATCGGTGGGTGAAATCGCCGACACGCTCGAGAAGGTCTGGGGCCGATATCAGCCCAGCATGTAG
- a CDS encoding Ig-like domain-containing protein — translation MNLARNLRFVTLATAVVLAAPAMVPTLLGAQQQAAASAAVARLVANPAKVTIRAGESQALTVTAYDAAGNVVADGQVRVVGPRQAFAVSNGQIRAFRAGSYTASATAMGANGPITLDIPVIVSWPALSKLTITADSGRLYTGISIGHKVAGAHADGSPRHGLVATWRSSNPTVASVDRFGTVTGLKAGTAVITAESEGVTATKNYTVATNPVTRIALDIKEDVILTGQVVHLNATARNAAGAVVKDAPITWSYTYIPDDTTAAPGGPGIVDWGRFTPNYPGRFTLLATSGNVTARKVLEAKPRDVVRRITVTGRGEVNTTATSDLWPYAGKDGRDYCLVGTWGGDGYALVFDITNMDNIVKTDSIKIDARTINDVTVSPDGRYGVLAREGASNRVNGVVILDLANPAHPKIASSFDQELTGGVHNMFATNDYLFAISGGQKYVIIDVKDITKPKYVSEYQHPNARIHDLWVHDGIAYSAQGGAGAVMVDVGNGKWGGTIEKPKLINVFAINSGHEIYPYFQKSTGRVYLFLGDEEMNRAGRVWEGTNYRSTLGTPGGVAQTSGGYVHIVDATDPMNPRKVGRYHLEDYGAHDIIVEDDVLYQAYYDGGVRIVDVSGELMGNLADQRREIAVFKPMDPKAFTANASFVMNAMPWKGRVLFTDFNSGLWAAKLEPKTNPVTP, via the coding sequence ATGAACTTAGCGCGCAACCTGCGGTTCGTCACACTGGCCACCGCTGTGGTACTCGCGGCGCCGGCAATGGTGCCGACCCTGCTTGGCGCTCAGCAGCAGGCAGCGGCGAGTGCCGCCGTGGCCCGTCTGGTCGCCAATCCCGCCAAGGTGACCATCCGCGCTGGTGAGTCACAGGCGCTCACTGTCACTGCATACGATGCAGCCGGCAACGTCGTTGCAGACGGCCAGGTGCGTGTGGTGGGACCGCGTCAGGCATTTGCCGTGAGCAACGGGCAGATCCGCGCGTTCCGTGCCGGATCGTACACGGCCAGCGCGACGGCGATGGGCGCCAACGGTCCGATCACGCTCGACATTCCAGTCATCGTGAGTTGGCCGGCGCTGTCGAAGCTGACCATCACTGCAGATTCCGGTCGCCTCTACACCGGCATTTCCATTGGGCACAAAGTGGCCGGCGCACACGCCGACGGCAGCCCGCGGCACGGTCTGGTGGCTACGTGGCGCAGCAGCAATCCGACCGTGGCATCGGTGGATCGTTTTGGCACCGTGACGGGCCTCAAGGCCGGTACCGCGGTCATCACCGCCGAATCGGAGGGGGTGACGGCCACGAAGAATTACACGGTGGCCACGAACCCGGTGACGCGCATCGCGCTCGACATCAAGGAAGACGTGATCCTGACCGGTCAGGTCGTGCACCTCAATGCCACGGCGCGCAACGCCGCTGGTGCGGTGGTGAAGGATGCACCGATCACGTGGAGCTACACGTACATCCCGGACGATACCACGGCGGCACCGGGTGGTCCTGGCATCGTCGACTGGGGTCGCTTCACGCCGAACTACCCGGGTCGTTTCACGCTGCTCGCCACGTCGGGCAATGTCACCGCGCGCAAGGTGCTCGAAGCCAAGCCGCGTGATGTGGTGCGTCGCATCACCGTCACCGGCCGCGGCGAAGTGAACACTACCGCCACGTCGGACTTGTGGCCGTACGCCGGCAAGGATGGTCGTGACTATTGCCTCGTGGGTACCTGGGGCGGCGATGGCTATGCGCTCGTGTTCGACATCACGAACATGGACAACATCGTCAAGACCGACTCCATCAAGATCGACGCTCGCACGATCAACGACGTGACCGTGTCACCCGATGGCCGCTACGGCGTACTGGCCCGTGAAGGTGCGTCGAATCGCGTGAACGGGGTGGTCATTCTCGATCTGGCCAACCCGGCGCATCCCAAGATCGCCAGCTCCTTCGATCAGGAACTCACGGGCGGCGTGCACAACATGTTCGCCACGAATGACTACCTCTTCGCCATCTCCGGTGGCCAGAAGTATGTCATCATCGATGTGAAGGACATTACGAAGCCGAAATACGTGAGCGAATACCAGCACCCGAATGCCCGTATCCACGATCTGTGGGTGCACGATGGCATCGCGTACTCGGCCCAGGGCGGAGCCGGCGCGGTGATGGTGGACGTGGGCAACGGCAAGTGGGGCGGGACGATCGAGAAGCCGAAACTGATCAACGTGTTCGCGATCAATTCCGGTCACGAGATTTACCCGTACTTCCAGAAGTCGACGGGCCGTGTGTACCTGTTCCTCGGCGACGAGGAGATGAATCGTGCCGGTCGTGTGTGGGAAGGCACCAACTACCGTTCGACGCTGGGCACACCGGGTGGTGTGGCGCAGACATCCGGTGGGTACGTGCACATCGTGGACGCCACAGACCCGATGAACCCGCGCAAGGTGGGTCGCTATCACCTCGAAGACTACGGCGCTCATGACATCATCGTCGAGGACGACGTGCTCTATCAGGCGTACTACGATGGCGGCGTGCGCATCGTGGACGTGAGCGGTGAACTGATGGGGAACCTCGCCGACCAGCGTCGCGAAATTGCGGTGTTCAAACCGATGGATCCGAAGGCCTTCACGGCCAACGCCTCGTTCGTGATGAACGCCATGCCGTGGAAGGGTCGCGTGCTCTTCACGGATTTCAACTCCGGCTTGTGGGCGGCAAAGCTGGAGCCCAAAACGAATCCGGTCACTCCCTGA
- a CDS encoding YncE family protein has protein sequence MPSDICTRKLLSRTPGLTRSARVFVAGVACFSTMGVLATDLAAQAQPAAVRAPAAPTKNYWVYVGAESADHIYRVRFGPTGAAVEKAIPIGELAAEMEGPHGLQISADGKYLYMTTGHGTPDGKYWKYELGPDTLVGPGVSLGNFPASIDVTPDGLYALSVNFNLHGDMIPSSVSVVYTPNGTEVARIVTCTMPHGSRVSLDGNHQYSTCMMDDQLVEVDTRAFEVSRRFSLAKGKEGPLPLTAGTMAGMNHGAMDHSAHAAGGAAPAVKPAGPVIDPAQVGRAGMGMEKHDMSTPASCSPTWAQPSAKGDKIFVACNKADEILEVDTKEWTLTRRIKTGRGVYNLAVTADGALMVATLKQGNAVEIYDLATGASVGVVPTSNRLAHGVTLSPDSRYAFVSSEGQGAQPGKVDVIDLQARAKVGTVDVGQQASGITFWKMSN, from the coding sequence ATGCCTTCCGATATCTGCACCCGCAAGTTGCTTTCGCGTACACCTGGGTTAACGCGCTCCGCACGGGTCTTCGTTGCTGGTGTCGCGTGTTTTTCCACGATGGGTGTACTGGCCACCGACCTCGCGGCGCAGGCCCAGCCGGCTGCGGTGCGTGCTCCTGCGGCCCCGACGAAGAACTACTGGGTGTATGTCGGCGCCGAGTCGGCTGATCACATCTATCGCGTGCGGTTCGGTCCCACCGGTGCCGCCGTTGAGAAGGCAATTCCGATCGGGGAACTCGCAGCCGAAATGGAAGGACCACACGGTCTCCAGATCTCGGCAGACGGCAAGTACCTGTACATGACCACCGGTCATGGCACACCCGATGGCAAGTATTGGAAGTACGAACTCGGGCCCGATACACTCGTCGGCCCGGGTGTCTCGCTCGGCAACTTTCCGGCGTCCATCGACGTCACGCCCGATGGGTTGTATGCCCTCTCGGTGAATTTCAATCTGCACGGCGACATGATTCCGTCGAGTGTTTCGGTGGTGTACACGCCGAACGGCACGGAAGTCGCACGCATCGTCACCTGCACGATGCCACATGGCAGCCGCGTGTCGCTCGACGGAAATCACCAGTATTCCACCTGCATGATGGATGATCAGCTCGTGGAAGTGGACACACGTGCATTCGAAGTGTCGCGTCGTTTCAGTTTGGCGAAGGGCAAGGAAGGCCCGTTGCCACTCACGGCCGGCACGATGGCGGGCATGAATCACGGCGCCATGGACCACAGCGCGCATGCCGCAGGTGGTGCGGCGCCTGCGGTCAAGCCGGCCGGCCCGGTGATCGATCCGGCGCAGGTGGGACGTGCCGGCATGGGCATGGAAAAACACGACATGAGCACGCCCGCGTCGTGTTCGCCCACCTGGGCGCAGCCGTCGGCCAAAGGCGACAAGATCTTCGTGGCCTGCAACAAGGCCGATGAAATTCTCGAAGTCGACACGAAGGAGTGGACACTCACGCGTCGCATCAAGACCGGTCGTGGCGTCTACAATCTGGCCGTGACCGCGGATGGCGCACTGATGGTGGCCACGCTCAAGCAGGGCAACGCCGTCGAGATCTATGATCTCGCCACTGGCGCCAGCGTTGGGGTGGTGCCGACGTCCAATCGCCTGGCACACGGCGTCACGCTGTCACCCGATTCGCGCTATGCGTTCGTGAGCAGCGAAGGACAGGGCGCGCAGCCCGGCAAGGTCGACGTGATCGATCTCCAGGCCCGCGCCAAGGTCGGCACGGTGGATGTGGGTCAGCAGGCCAGCGGCATCACCTTCTGGAAGATGAGCAACTGA
- the tyrA gene encoding bifunctional chorismate mutase/prephenate dehydrogenase: MPVVRAMIDALDRDLLQIIARRKALVAEVASWKRQHGLRIRDPQREQQVLRDRHEHAAELGLPAGEVESIFRLLLRSSRDQQAALRAEVPLDQAPRTVAIIGGHGKIGRLVARLFADVGHQLLIVDTDTVLRGAEAAAAADVTVISVPIELTERVIREVGPHVRAESLLMDVTSIKEAPMRAMLESTTASVVGTHPMFGPSVHTVQGQRVVVCRGRGDTWADWVSRTLAARGLVVTETTPEQHDRAMSVVQVLTHFQTQVLGLTLARIGVPLAETMPFTSPAYLLELYVAARHFAQDPALYGSIEMRNPRTGDVTAAFGAAVQELARVIADGDQAAFTSLFQDVRAFFGDFTSEALEQSSFLIDRIVERQ; encoded by the coding sequence TTGCCTGTCGTACGGGCCATGATCGATGCCCTCGATCGTGACCTGCTGCAGATCATTGCCCGTCGCAAAGCGCTGGTGGCGGAAGTGGCGTCGTGGAAACGACAGCACGGCCTGCGCATTCGCGATCCGCAGCGCGAGCAGCAGGTGCTGCGCGATCGGCACGAGCACGCGGCCGAACTCGGCCTGCCCGCGGGGGAAGTGGAATCGATCTTCCGGCTGTTGCTGAGATCGAGCCGCGATCAGCAAGCCGCGCTGCGTGCCGAAGTGCCACTCGATCAGGCACCCCGTACCGTGGCGATCATCGGTGGGCACGGCAAGATCGGGCGGCTTGTCGCGCGACTCTTTGCCGATGTGGGCCATCAACTGCTGATCGTGGACACCGATACGGTATTGCGCGGCGCCGAGGCGGCCGCTGCCGCGGATGTCACGGTGATCAGTGTGCCCATCGAACTGACGGAGCGCGTGATTCGCGAGGTCGGCCCGCATGTGCGTGCCGAATCGTTGCTGATGGACGTGACGAGCATCAAGGAAGCGCCTATGCGGGCCATGCTCGAATCGACCACGGCGAGTGTGGTGGGCACGCATCCCATGTTCGGCCCCAGCGTGCACACGGTGCAGGGGCAGCGCGTGGTGGTGTGTCGCGGCCGCGGGGATACGTGGGCCGACTGGGTCTCACGTACGCTGGCCGCGCGGGGGCTCGTAGTGACCGAGACCACGCCGGAGCAGCACGACCGCGCGATGTCGGTGGTGCAGGTGCTCACCCACTTCCAGACGCAGGTGCTGGGGCTCACGCTGGCCCGCATCGGCGTGCCGCTGGCGGAGACCATGCCATTCACCTCACCGGCGTACCTGCTCGAGCTGTACGTGGCGGCGCGGCATTTTGCGCAGGACCCGGCGCTGTACGGCTCGATCGAGATGCGGAATCCGCGCACCGGTGATGTGACCGCGGCGTTTGGTGCGGCGGTGCAGGAGCTTGCCCGCGTGATCGCCGACGGTGACCAGGCCGCGTTCACGTCACTCTTTCAGGACGTGCGGGCATTCTTCGGCGATTTCACCTCGGAAGCGCTGGAGCAGTCGAGTTTCCTGATCGACCGGATCGTGGAACGGCAATAG
- a CDS encoding CHRD domain-containing protein, which translates to MRSSFRLAGLLVPAVFLTSIAATRVPVADWTAKLAGKDGRKVTGSATVKPTADGKGVDVQVTIDGDTPGATRPWHIHTGSCAKSGGVFGGGRAYSPIIVDAKGHGEAKATVAATPADTTTYYVNIHDSAAAMSIIVACGDLAK; encoded by the coding sequence ATGCGCTCTTCTTTTCGTCTCGCCGGACTGCTGGTCCCGGCCGTCTTTCTCACCAGTATCGCCGCGACCCGTGTGCCGGTCGCTGACTGGACCGCCAAGCTCGCCGGCAAGGATGGCCGCAAGGTGACCGGTTCGGCCACCGTGAAGCCCACCGCCGACGGCAAGGGGGTCGATGTGCAGGTCACCATCGACGGCGACACACCGGGGGCTACGCGTCCGTGGCATATCCACACCGGCAGTTGCGCCAAGAGCGGTGGGGTCTTTGGTGGCGGGCGGGCCTACTCGCCCATCATTGTCGACGCCAAGGGGCATGGTGAGGCAAAGGCCACGGTGGCCGCGACGCCGGCGGATACCACCACCTACTACGTGAATATTCACGATTCCGCAGCGGCCATGAGCATCATTGTGGCCTGTGGGGATCTGGCCAAGTAG
- a CDS encoding carboxypeptidase-like regulatory domain-containing protein, which produces MKISLSSRRLAAAVGVLLPLLAPAVAGAQSKTTIRDRARQEAVKQVTSDESRFSVLDGVVTDSLLRPLNSADVTVVGTGARVVTSENGRFRMLQVPPGQYLLIVRRIGFAPTSGMIEVPARDTLRLSYVLERSNNMLDTMRIRGTRVTMRMREFEQRRQQGVGQFVTQEEIERRGSLATADFLRYMRGVEVSQVTTQLWGGTQVYSRREGAGMSDGVGANCAMQVLLDGIILPKNFNLDLLPPPKQIAGIEVYSGAATMPPQFGGPDRRCGAVAFWTRDGYN; this is translated from the coding sequence ATGAAGATTTCTCTGTCCTCTCGGCGCCTCGCGGCCGCCGTCGGCGTGCTCCTGCCGTTGCTCGCTCCTGCCGTGGCGGGCGCCCAGTCCAAGACCACCATTCGCGACCGCGCCCGTCAGGAAGCGGTGAAGCAGGTGACGTCAGACGAGTCCCGCTTCTCCGTACTCGATGGCGTGGTGACCGACTCGTTGCTCCGGCCGCTCAACTCGGCGGATGTGACGGTGGTCGGCACCGGCGCACGGGTCGTGACCTCCGAGAATGGCCGCTTTCGCATGTTGCAGGTGCCACCAGGGCAGTACCTGCTCATTGTGCGTCGCATCGGCTTTGCGCCGACCTCCGGCATGATCGAGGTGCCGGCGCGCGATACGTTGCGCCTGAGCTATGTGCTCGAGCGTTCGAACAACATGCTCGACACCATGCGTATCCGTGGCACTCGGGTCACGATGCGTATGCGGGAGTTCGAGCAGCGGCGTCAGCAGGGGGTCGGACAGTTCGTGACCCAGGAAGAGATCGAGCGCCGCGGTTCGCTGGCCACCGCCGATTTCCTGCGCTACATGCGCGGCGTGGAAGTGTCTCAGGTGACCACGCAGCTCTGGGGTGGGACGCAAGTCTATTCCCGTCGTGAGGGGGCCGGCATGAGCGATGGCGTTGGCGCCAATTGCGCCATGCAGGTACTGCTGGACGGCATCATCCTGCCGAAGAACTTCAATCTCGATCTGCTGCCCCCGCCCAAGCAGATCGCTGGGATCGAGGTCTATTCCGGCGCGGCGACTATGCCGCCACAGTTCGGCGGACCCGATCGTCGCTGTGGTGCGGTCGCGTTCTGGACTCGCGACGGCTACAACTGA
- a CDS encoding RagB/SusD family nutrient uptake outer membrane protein encodes MTSKTTRTIGALSLASLSLAACSKDTLNITNPNFPTVAGASADPQALQLQATGLLRQNRGNTGTYIGDLGRFGRESYNYTPAEGRNTSAYLIGLSGQNKLDPAGFAIGSWAGPYGNLRDVFNFKNTVAASSLTEPQKRAALGFAKTMEGIELLYVIATRDTLGAVLQINQNATEIAPFVSRDSTYKYILAKLDEAQADLVAAGTTAFPFTFHGGYAGFNTPATYIRFNRAFAARAAAYYATSGGGAAAWARARTALDASFINTSATTAAQYNVGVFHPYAAAPDVNNPFNVSTNTTLYAHMSIDADAPLKADGTKDNRFLAKIGTRPQGVAPQGLGIPSTLGFNMYPTISSSIPLIRNEELILLRAEILLATGDKAGAITMINNIRVNSGGLAPTTLTASSSDADVLTEILLQKRYSLLYEGHRWVDMRRYGRLNQLPLDITTGVNAHFVARVQPIPQTECLQRVGKTGALAGPGC; translated from the coding sequence ATGACTTCGAAGACCACGCGCACCATCGGTGCGCTGTCCCTCGCGTCGCTCTCGCTGGCTGCCTGCAGCAAGGACACGCTCAACATCACCAACCCGAACTTCCCGACGGTGGCGGGTGCCAGCGCCGATCCTCAGGCGTTGCAGTTGCAGGCGACTGGCCTGCTGCGCCAGAACCGCGGCAACACCGGCACGTACATCGGCGACCTGGGTCGTTTCGGACGTGAGTCGTACAACTACACGCCAGCAGAAGGCCGCAATACGTCGGCCTACCTGATCGGCTTGTCGGGCCAGAACAAGCTCGATCCGGCTGGCTTTGCCATCGGTAGCTGGGCGGGCCCCTACGGCAACCTGCGCGACGTGTTCAACTTCAAGAACACGGTTGCCGCCTCGTCGCTCACGGAACCCCAGAAGCGGGCCGCGCTTGGCTTTGCCAAGACCATGGAAGGGATCGAGTTGTTGTATGTCATCGCGACACGCGACACACTCGGCGCTGTGCTCCAGATCAACCAGAATGCGACGGAAATCGCGCCGTTCGTCTCGCGTGATTCCACGTACAAGTACATTCTGGCCAAGCTGGACGAAGCACAGGCGGATCTCGTGGCTGCCGGCACGACGGCGTTCCCGTTCACCTTCCACGGTGGTTACGCCGGTTTCAACACGCCGGCCACGTACATCCGCTTCAACCGTGCCTTCGCGGCACGAGCGGCGGCGTACTATGCCACGTCGGGCGGTGGGGCAGCAGCGTGGGCCCGTGCTCGCACAGCACTGGATGCCTCGTTCATCAACACGTCGGCCACGACGGCGGCGCAGTACAATGTGGGTGTGTTCCATCCGTACGCGGCGGCGCCAGACGTGAACAATCCGTTCAACGTGTCGACCAACACCACCCTGTACGCCCACATGTCGATCGATGCCGACGCGCCCCTCAAGGCCGACGGTACCAAGGACAACCGTTTCCTCGCTAAGATCGGCACCCGTCCGCAGGGTGTTGCTCCGCAGGGACTCGGTATCCCGTCGACACTTGGTTTCAACATGTACCCGACCATCTCGTCCAGCATTCCACTGATTCGGAACGAAGAGTTGATCCTGCTTCGTGCCGAAATCCTGCTGGCAACGGGTGACAAGGCGGGTGCGATCACGATGATCAACAACATCCGTGTGAACTCGGGCGGCCTCGCGCCAACCACGCTCACGGCCTCGTCGTCGGATGCCGACGTCCTCACCGAAATCCTGCTGCAGAAGCGCTATTCGCTGCTGTACGAGGGACACCGGTGGGTGGATATGCGCCGCTACGGCCGTCTGAACCAGCTTCCGCTGGACATCACGACGGGTGTGAACGCGCACTTCGTGGCGCGTGTGCAGCCGATCCCGCAGACCGAATGCCTGCAGCGCGTCGGCAAGACCGGAGCCTTGGCTGGTCCGGGCTGCTGA